The Oncorhynchus mykiss isolate Arlee chromosome 5, USDA_OmykA_1.1, whole genome shotgun sequence DNA window GCCTTTCCTCTGACCTCCCTGGCTAAGAAGCAGCCGACAGTGTTGGTGGTCTGTGGTCCTGACCAGAATGGCTCCATCGGCCTGGTGTGTGCCCGCCACCTGCGCATATTCGTAAGTATACCACAATAGACTTCACCCGCCAGGCATCACACACACATGGCCATGTGGACAATATCAGAAAATAGTTAGAAGTTAACAAATGGTTCACTGGGTTTAATTGCAGTATTAGGAGATTTTCATTTAAACTCCCATAAATAGTAATCTGAGTCATGATTAATTGATCCATTACGGGattgaaaatgtcaatgacaTCATTTCATTGTGACCCTCATTAAATACCGTTACCCTCGTTAAATACTGTCTGGTTACAGTTGGCAGCGGTAATGTAACATGATGTCATGGTCACATTAGTTTGCATGACTGTGGATAATGCTGTTCTGTGGTGTAAATTCATTAATTGCAATATTACAGACGATTACACTAACTAAAAACAATCTGAACAAGGATttaccagtgatgtactgaggaAAATCTACCATCTTTATTCTATGTGATGGAAACCATAGACGTGCTTTGGTTTCCCTGCCTTGGAATGAAATGTATCTATATAACGTCTTCATATGTGTCTGAGATGCCAGATTTATGAAGTGTCAATATCTATGATTAAAACCATGTTGACAGAATCTGTTAAAGTTGTAAGATGACTGTCTGTGAAGTTTTCGGGGCAGCGACTGGGCCTGGGGTCAACACACGGATATATTTTACACCAGGATCCCAGGAATGCATAAAGCATTTCCACATAACTTTGATCCAAAGAAAACGTATCATCGGTCGATGAATCCCTGACCGTGGCATTACTCTTATTCCCTGCAGGATTTGCTAGTTCAGGTTTTAGAGGCAGTGCACCGCAGCAGATAAGACCATAGTCTTTCGCTCTGATCTGGGAACTGTAGATTCGATTAAACAGAGAGTAGCTGACTATTTAGCCCCGGAGCAAATGAACTAAGCCGGACTGATTTGCACCGCGGCCCTGAGCTGGCCGTCCGTGTTCACTGAGCTAGCGTGTGTTTGGCATGCATCCTTGGTTCATTCCACTGTTAAATGTCAAACCAAAACATTGCATATGGAAAAGACAAATATTCCAAGAGTCAAGGGTTCATTTTTGTCAGATTCTGTCTGAATATGATTCATTATGACCGTGAACGTTAGTCCAGCTTGTTGTTCACGCAAGGGAGGATGCACACGATGTTCcacagttctttcagaacattaTGTGGTTATTTTATGTTTCTAGTGAAGAAAAAACACCTTGGCCTCAACGTCTGAAAGAATCAAGTTGTTTATCACATGACACATGAATCCCCGAGATTCAACAATGTGGTCTTTGTTTCCAATTTGACAAAACCACGTGAATCTCAACAGACTGTGACTAAAGGGATGATGCTCCTTCATGGCCAACCCAGAATCCTAGCCTTCAGGGAGAGGGAGTTCAATATCGGGAATGCTTTACATCAACAGGAAAAGGCTTGTGacctgtctgtaacctgtggTCATAGGCCTCATGTCTCCTGTATTCCTGATCCATGACGCTTGTTGACGctagagagcatcctgacggtgCCTCCGTCCCTGAGGTACGTCTGTCTGACGTTGATGATGTAACCTCTTCTAGGTCAGGGCACTAGGGGTTCACAGAGGGGTCACTGCCAACCCAGAggggacatctctctctctggcccgaTGTTGAAGTCTGATTGGTTTAATGTCTCTCAGGAGCGTGTGGACTGACGTCTGGAGTGACAGACCACTTCCCCATCTGAATCTGACCAGGGCCAGTtagtcagagatggagagacctGAACCTCTCACTGCCTAGTTTACAGTACCTCCTCCTTTCGCAACCATCTAACCAGCCAGGCCTTCCACTGAAAGCACAGCAGCAGCACACTGAGGCCCTTTCACATAGACTATTAATTGCTGGGATTGAGGTCCATTAGCAGTGGAGATCACGGGTGTCCATTGTTTAACAACACAAGCCACAGGTGTCTGGCTTTCCCTAAACGTCTATCATTAACCATGGAGGTCTAATTCAGTCATCCTCCAGACCTGAGAGCTAAAGGCCTACAGTGCTGTGCTAATCAGAGGGGAGTCTTGTCAGTCTGTTTATCTATCCAGCCCTGATTTACTATACACAGACAGACTAGAGATAGGGCAGGAaaaacagcaagagagagagagctcgctctctctctttacctaccCCTCCCTCGcttgctctccctccccctctttctcccctctcgctctcgcctctctccttccttccaaaaGGAGTACGAGCCCACCATCTACTATCCCAAACGCACTCCTAACACCATTCATCAGGACTTCACAGTTCAGTGTGAGAAGATGGACATCCCATTCCTCTCCTATCTCCCAACAGAGGTGAGCAACATCACAAAGGACTATAAGACATTTCTAGACACATTCATCCTTGAATTAAGCTTGACATTTGCAAATGTAACTGATTTATGCAAGTGCACCATGAGTTGAGCACCTGATTCTCACTGTAGGATTTGGCCCCGGCTGAGCTTGCTGGAGCTGGGAGAATAATGTAGAGCTCTTTTCTAGATATTGATCAGAGTTTGGGTTGTGTGTTCAGGTGCAGCTGATCAACGATGCCTATAACCTGGTGATCGATGCCATCCTGGGGCCAGAGACTGACCACACAGACGTGAAGGAGCCCTATGCTGGCATCCTAGTCACCCTCAAGCAGGTCAAGATCCCCATCGCCAGTGTGGACATGCCCTCAGGTAAGGCTGAGAGCTACAGTGCCtttcaaaagtattcagaccccttggatttcatcacattttattgtgttaccaactgggattaaaatgtatgtcattttttttGGTTCAAGACAAATACATTATATACTGTTATATCAAAGTGGAAGAACAtttcaattgtattttttataGAAAAAAATAgtcattgcataagtattcagcccgtTTGTTTaagcaagcctaaattagttcaggagtcaAATTTGACttcctcagtcaagtattgaatttcaaacacagattaaattacaaagaccagggagcttttcaaaAGCCTCATGAAGAAGGGgcgtgattggtagatgggtaaacaataacacatcagacattgaatatctctttaaacATGGTCAAGTGTGGATTATATaataaaccacccagacacatcgaAGATAGTCATCCCTTTGAAccgagctgcaggacaggaatgaaactgctAAGGGATGTTACCATGaagccattggtgattttaaaacaactacagagttcaatggctgtgatgggagaaaactgaggatggatcaacaacattggagtggctccacaataatgacctaaatgacagagtgaaaagaagaatacaaatatacagaatattccaaaacatgcatcttgtatgTAAAGTAATACTGGGGAAAAAATGcagcaaaggaatacactttttggtCTAAATGTAACGCCacatgtttgggacaaatccaacacagcagatcactgagtaactgcctccttattttcaagcatggtggtggctgcatcatggtatgggtatgcttgacctCTGCAAAtattggggagtttttcaggatgaaaagaaacgggatggagctaagcacaggcaaaatcctagaggaaaacctgcttcggTCTGCTTTATACAAGAGACTGCGAGAGgaattcagcaggacaataacctacaacaaatggcaaaatctacactggagttgcttaccaagaagaacatttattttattatttttttattttaatttcacctttatttaaccaggtaggctagttgagaacaagttctcatttgcaactgcgacctggccaatatgAAGCacagcaattcgacacatacaacaacatagacttacacatggaataaacaaaacatagtcaataatacagtaaaagaaaataaaaagtatatatacagtgagtgcaaatgaggtaagataagggagttaaggcaataaataggccatggtggcgaagtaattacaatatagcaattaaaacactggaatggtagatgtgcaagtagagatactggggtgcaaaggagcaaaataaataaataaatacagtatggggatgaggtaggtagatagcccatctgtaaacagcccatctatgtacaggtgcagtgatctgtgagctgctctgacagctggcgcttaaagctagtgagggagatatgagtctccagcttcagagatttttgcagttagttccagtcattggcagcagagaactggaaggaaagacgaccaaaggaggaattggctttgggggtgaccagtgagatatacctgctggagcgcgtactacgagtgggtgctactatggtgaccagtgagctgagataaggtggggctttacctagcagagacttgtagataacctgtagccagtgggtttggcgacgagtatgaagcgagggccaaccaacgagagcatacaggtcgcaatggtgggtagtgtatggggctttagtcacaaaacggatggcactgtgatagactgcatccagtttgttgagtagagtgttggaggctattctatagatgacatcaccaaagtcgaggatcggtaggatggtcagttttatgagggtatgtttggcagcatgagtgaaggatgctttgttgctatataggaagctgattctagatttaattttggattggagatggttaatgtgagtctggaaggagagtttacagtctaaccagacacctaggtatttgtagttgtccacgtattctaagtcagagctgtccagagtagtgatgctggacgggcgagcaggtgcgggcagtgatcggttgaatagcatgcatttagttttacttgcatttaagagcagttggaggtcacggaaggagagttgtatggcattgaagctcgtctggaggttagttaacacagtgtccaaagaagggccagaagtatacagaatggtgtcatctgcgtagaggtgtatcagagaatcaccagcagcaagagcaacatcattgatatatacagagaagagagtcggcccgaaaattgaaccctgtggcacccccatagagactgccagaggtctggacaacaggccctccgatttgacacactgaactctatcagagaagtagttggtaaaccaggtgaggcaatcatttgagaaacccaggctgttgagtctgccaataagaatgtggtgattgacagagtcgaaagccttggccaggtcgatgaatacggctgcacagtaatgtctcttatcgatggcggttatgatgtcgtttagaaccttgagcgtggctgaggtgcccatgaccagctctgaaaccagattgcatagcggagaaggtacggtgggatttgaaatggttggtaatctgtttgttaaattggctttcgaagaccttagaaagacagggtaggataggtctgtagtagtttgggtctagtgtcaccccctttgaagagggggatgaccgcggcagctttccaatctttgggaaactcagacgatacgaaagagaggttgaacaggctagtaataggggttgcaacaatttcggcagataatagAAAAATGTAAATCATTTTTAGAAATATGtatgttcttgagtggccaagttacagttttgactgaaatctgcttgaaaatctatttttacattttaatttcacctttatttaactaggcaagtcagtttttattcttgtttacaatgacggcctaccgaggaacagtgggttaactgtcttgttcaggggcagaaagacagttttttttatagatgtacccaagaagactgacaGCTGTAATTGATGtgaaaggtgtttctaacatgtattgactcagggagatGAATACTTATACAacaactatattttagttatttcaTTTGTATTAACCCCCCCACCCAAAAATAAACAACATATTCACtttataacacaataaaatgtgaagaaatccaaggggtctggatacttttgcaaggcactgtacagtatgcTGTACACCCAACATTTGCCAATGGTGCACAGATGTACAGAAAACTGCCCAAAACAGGGTTTACCTCTGAGCTAAACATGAATTAGTCATAAAAAAGAAAAGCCTGTACATGTACCACAATACACAACCACATTTGCAACTGCAATAGGTTTCGTCAGATCAACCTCAAGTCAACCTCAACACTGTCGAGCTAGGAGTGGTAAAGGTCAACCTGGATGGACTGTGACAGTAAAGCATGTAGCTTAGTGTAGTACATCTATTTGGCATCTGGCTCTGTCCATTACATCATACCCTCTCCCCATTTCTTTTGCTTTGGAATGCTGCTAGCCAGCAGGTTTCTCATCTGTAAGATGTAACATGCCCATTTAAAGTTGAAAGGAGAAGATCAAGTGAGATACTCACTCTCTCCTTGCTGTTATGTCACATGACATTTAGCCAGTAGATGTCAACCGATTTGTTGCTCGAACTATGGAGGTGGAATTTAAATGATGATCATCGTTTGTCTGTCAAAGGTTGGGATGTGGACCAGGTGACCTCAGATGGGATCAATCCAGACGTCCTCATCTCGCTCACGGCACCAAAGAAGTGCGCCACCAGCTTCTCGGGGAAGCACTTCTTAGCAGGACGCTTCCTGCCTTATGACATCCAAAAGAAATACGATCTGAACCTGCCAGAATACCCAGGCACAGACTGTCTTATAGAACTGTAACATCTACAGTACACCCTGCAGTCCTCATTTTGGATAAATATGGATAATATATTTACATGTTTTGTATTTTATAGATTGTTACTGTGCTTTATCGTTCATGTGCCATCTCTCCAATGGATGTAGACTAAAGGAGGTTGCGCCTTAGCCAGAATCCACTCATATACAATAGAAAGATGATATTTAGAATCTGTGGGTGGTCTGAGTTGTATGTCTGTTTTGGAAATGGTTTGAGGAGTTTCCATGTGAGTTGCGACA harbors:
- the yjefn3 gene encoding yjeF N-terminal domain-containing protein 3; its protein translation is MNHSSTEPAETIEPLRYLSKVETAAIETELLRDYRFGQQQLIEIWGHACAIAITKAFPLTSLAKKQPTVLVVCGPDQNGSIGLVCARHLRIFEYEPTIYYPKRTPNTIHQDFTVQCEKMDIPFLSYLPTEVQLINDAYNLVIDAILGPETDHTDVKEPYAGILVTLKQVKIPIASVDMPSGWDVDQVTSDGINPDVLISLTAPKKCATSFSGKHFLAGRFLPYDIQKKYDLNLPEYPGTDCLIEL